One Brevibacillus choshinensis genomic window carries:
- a CDS encoding SirB2 family protein, with protein MIDEEYQYDAKEVAAAASPDLFRHHAGGAVIFLVLSIVAATTDDPHVFQACYTVMHALSKTSVRASTIGTLVTGILLSALTHWGFLRYHWIIAKEVLSVVTIVLGPVGMYVWTAGALAGQNQGMLWGGIILQVLALAAIFLLSVFKPWGKRLPS; from the coding sequence TTGATCGATGAGGAATATCAGTATGACGCAAAAGAAGTGGCTGCTGCTGCTTCACCTGATCTTTTCCGCCATCATGCTGGGGGAGCGGTCATTTTTCTGGTCCTGAGCATTGTCGCGGCGACCACCGATGACCCACATGTATTCCAGGCCTGCTATACCGTCATGCATGCTCTTTCCAAAACCTCGGTTCGCGCATCGACCATCGGCACGCTGGTGACGGGGATCCTGCTTTCGGCTTTGACGCATTGGGGCTTCCTGCGCTATCACTGGATTATCGCGAAGGAAGTGCTTTCTGTCGTCACCATTGTTCTCGGTCCGGTCGGCATGTACGTGTGGACCGCGGGAGCATTGGCGGGACAAAATCAAGGGATGCTGTGGGGCGGGATCATCCTGCAAGTTCTGGCATTGGCAGCTATTTTTCTGCTCTCCGTCTTTAAGCCGTGGGGCAAACGATTACCCAGTTAA
- a CDS encoding response regulator transcription factor, with protein MRRILIIEDDPVIAEVEKDYLEASGYAVEVAMTGDIGLQKALSDELDLIILDLMLPGVDGFEICKRVREAKNIPILLVSAKKEDIDKIRGLGLGADDHISKPFSLGELVARVRAHLSRYDRLLADNSRKLPTDEIKIRGLRIDKLARKVFVNGKETALTSKEYDLLLFLATHPNWVFSKNELFEKIWGLDAYGDNATVTVHVSKLREKIETDPSHPQYIETIWGVGYRFQL; from the coding sequence ATGAGGCGCATCCTGATCATTGAAGATGATCCAGTCATTGCAGAAGTGGAGAAGGATTATTTGGAAGCGAGCGGATACGCCGTGGAAGTGGCGATGACCGGGGATATCGGGCTGCAAAAGGCGTTGTCTGACGAGTTGGACCTCATCATTCTGGATTTGATGCTGCCGGGAGTCGATGGCTTCGAAATCTGCAAAAGGGTGCGCGAAGCCAAAAACATTCCCATCCTTCTCGTCTCCGCCAAAAAAGAGGATATCGATAAAATCCGTGGTCTCGGGCTTGGCGCGGACGATCACATCAGCAAGCCGTTCAGCTTGGGGGAGCTGGTCGCCCGGGTGAGGGCACATCTATCCCGCTATGACCGTCTGCTTGCAGACAACTCGCGGAAGCTGCCGACAGACGAAATCAAAATCCGGGGACTTCGCATCGATAAGCTGGCGAGGAAAGTGTTTGTAAACGGAAAAGAAACAGCGCTGACAAGCAAGGAGTACGATTTGCTGCTGTTCCTGGCGACCCATCCCAACTGGGTATTTAGCAAGAATGAGCTGTTCGAAAAAATATGGGGCTTGGATGCTTACGGGGACAACGCTACAGTGACCGTCCATGTGAGCAAGCTGCGGGAAAAAATCGAAACGGATCCATCTCATCCCCAATATATCGAGACGATCTGGGGAGTCGGCTATCGTTTTCAGCTTTAA